A segment of the Tissierella sp. genome:
GATATACAAAATAGTTTATTAGAATTAGAAGATGTGGAAAAACTAGGAGTTAGTAGAATCATAGGGAGATCATTAACCTGTGGAATCGTGGGGACTATTAATCAAGAATTGGTAGATTTAGGGTCGTTCCACATATATGAAGGAAGGATGCCAGAAGGTGATGATGAAATTGCCCTGGAATTAAATCAGCTTAAGCAATTTCCAAGTGATATTAAAGTTGGGGATGTTATCCCTGTAAGGATAGATATTCCAATTTTTGAAGGTGATGAAATAAACGCTATGAAGGAACAAATGGCACGAATACTCCCAACCCTTCAAGAAATAGAAGCTAATCAAGAACCCAAGGGAGCATTAAATATAGTTGAGATTTATGATAAATATGCTATTAAAAACATAAGGAACACTCAATCCTTGGAAGCCTTTGATGGAACAGAAGTTGGGGTAAAAACAGGATTTGCATATATGTATACAAGATTGGATGAAGATGAACTAGTAGATGACCCAGAAGCAACTAAGGAAAATACAACAAAGTATGGAACTATGATAAATCAAAAAGCTTATATAGTTAGATTTATGACCGTAACAGGAATATTTCAAACATATAGCAATCTTTGGGATAGCGGTCAATATTCTGTTGCCAATGCTTTTATAACAGAGCATACAGGGAGGCAACTTATTGAAAAGGGCTACTTTTTAACTAAGGAATTAGATACTAGCAATTATGAAACGGCCTACCATTTATTTATAAATACTAAGCTCTCGCCAGAAAAATTTTATAATACATATAGTGATGACTTTGAGAAACTGAGGGTAAATTCTTATCTCCATTCAGATATTGAAGGATCCACAGAAAATATACTAGTATATGGCATTTTATTATCAGTATTTGTAGCGACAATTTTTATAGTGTTTTTAATATACTTTACTCAAATGAAAAGGCGGACTAGGAGAATTGCTTTATTAAAATCCATTGGAGCAACTAATGACCAAATAGGAAAGCTTTTATTATGGGAAGTATTATATATATTAATCATGACCATTCCCATAGGTGTAGCTGGTGGAATAGGAGTAGGGAGAATAGTTTTGCTTATCACCAATAAATATGGCAAAACTCAGTTGAATTTTCATGTTGATTATGGTCTAACACTTTTAGGTGTATTAATAGGTATTTTGGCTATATTTATCAGTATGATAGCACCTATGATAATGTCTATGAAAATACCACTAACTGGAACCATTTCAGAACCCCCTAGAAGGAAAAGTATCTTAATGAAATTTAAGAATGATAAATCTAAGTCAAAAGATTTAAATCCTAAGAAATCAGCAGTAAAAGCAAATGGTAAGATAAAGCCAGTAAATTTTCATATGAAGATACAGACCTTTGGAAAAATATCCTTGAAAAACATCAAACATAATAAGGGAAAACACCTATTGACATTGGGACTATATACTATCACCATAACTGTATTATTAGGATGTGTCTTTCTAAGCTTTCTATTTTTTGGAGATTACATCAACAATATTATTATTACTGGTAAGCCATCTTATGGTTTTGAAGTAAATTATGGATTAACTAGGGATGAAATAATGAATTTTACAGAGGACATTAACTCAATCGAAGGCGTGACCAATGTTGATTTATTTAAAGGAGGAGAGCATGCATTTCTATGGTATGAAGGCATTGAAAATAATGTGATACACAATGGATTTAGAAATATATTACCATCCTATCTATCAAAAGAACATTTTGGACTAAATAGTACTGACTATAGTAATTTGAACAAAGACAATGATTATCTGGTCAAAGAGGCAATAGTTACAAATATATATGGTATTGATGTAAATGAAAGCATATATAATGAATTTAAAGATTCAATAACTGAGGGAAGCCTAAATAAAGCAGAATTTGAAGCAGGAGAAGAAGTAATTTTAATGTTACCCATTTATGGTGAGTTAGGAAGTGATTTAGAAGAGGTTGATCAGTATTATGAAAAAGACATACTATCTAATACAGAACAAAAAAATAGGGTTAGAAAATTACTCGAATATAAGAATCTCTATGGCATGACTTATGATTTCCGCAAGAGCAATTATTATTTACAGGAAAGTAGCATTGAAATCGGAGATTCCATATATTTAACAATACCTACTGAAAAAGAGATTAATGATGTTACATTTAATGATGTAAAAATAGCAGCATTGATTTATTATTTTCCAGAGAAAGGTATATGGCCTTTTTCAGATACTATAGAGAGCCCAGTAGTCATAGGTTCTTATAATTTAATTGAAAGATTATATCCTACAACTATCACAGGTAAGGGAAGGCTAGATGCTAGAAATTTATATGACAGGATAAAGACTTTAACTCCTACAAGATACGGTAAAACATGGATCTTTGTAGAAACTAATAGTAAATCATTTGAAGCTCAATTACAAACTAGCTTACAAAAAAGAGCAAGGGATTGGGAATTTAAATTACATGACTATAAGGAAACTAACGATATTGTATATAGAAAGGCATTCAATTTCACATTAATCATAGCAATTCTAGGAATTGCAGTTGCGATAATCAATAGTATTATACTTTATAATACATCTTTATCAAAACTAGAACAAGAAAGAGATAGAATTGGTATTTTCCAGGCATTAGGAGTTACAAAGGAACAGTTTCAAAAACAATATCTAATAATGGGATTTTCCTATGGCCTAATCTCTTTATTGATATCACATATAGTGTTAATTATAGCTGTAATGTTTACATCCATAGGAAATAGTAGACCTATGCTAATGAATATTAGCCAATATATTGATTATGTTATAAAAGGCCAACTATGGTTATATCCATGGATTATTCATATATCAATATGTATTGTATTCTTTATAGCTGCTATACTAACATACTATTTACCACTAAAGAAGATATTGGATAATCAACCAATAGATAATATTAGAAGTTTAGGAAGGTAGGTATATTTGATTTACCCAGTAAATAAGAACAATTAATTGATAAACAGGGGGTGCTATATATGTTAAGAAAAATTGCTTTATCTAGTATGAAGGGAAGGAAAAAAGATACAATTATACTTTCATCAGTAATTATCTTATCATTTCTCTTTATTGCAATAACGACAATTTTACATTCCAGTTCTGAAGTAACCAAGTATGAGCAAAAAGTTGCCATGTTTGGAGAATGGGATTTTTCATATTACAATACAGACCAGGATATAGAAACAAGCTTATTAGAATTAGATGATGTTGATAAACTAGGAGTTAGTAGAATAATAGGGAAAACAGCTAACTGTGGGGTTTTAGGCACCATAAATGAAGAACTCATAGATATAGGAGCTTTTCAATTACATGAGGGAAGGATGCCAGAAGCAGTTGACGAAATTGCCCTAGAATTCAGTCAGCTGAAGGAATTTCCAGAGGATATTAAAGTTGGAGATACAATTCGGGTAAGAATAGATTTTCCCTTTATAGAAAGGGATAGACAGACAGTAACTACAGGACAAAATGATAGAATTCTAGCTGAGATAGAAGAACTCATTGAAGATAGAATAATAAAAGTTACTAATATAGAAAAGATATTTGCTAATAATGTATATCAAATTGAAAGAAATATTCAATCCTTGGAGAGTTATAATGGAACTGAAATTAGTAGCTTAACC
Coding sequences within it:
- a CDS encoding ABC transporter permease — encoded protein: MLRKIALSSMKGRKKDTFILSSVIILSFIFIVITTVFHASSEKTKYEQKSAMFGKWDLVYYNGHLDIQNSLLELEDVEKLGVSRIIGRSLTCGIVGTINQELVDLGSFHIYEGRMPEGDDEIALELNQLKQFPSDIKVGDVIPVRIDIPIFEGDEINAMKEQMARILPTLQEIEANQEPKGALNIVEIYDKYAIKNIRNTQSLEAFDGTEVGVKTGFAYMYTRLDEDELVDDPEATKENTTKYGTMINQKAYIVRFMTVTGIFQTYSNLWDSGQYSVANAFITEHTGRQLIEKGYFLTKELDTSNYETAYHLFINTKLSPEKFYNTYSDDFEKLRVNSYLHSDIEGSTENILVYGILLSVFVATIFIVFLIYFTQMKRRTRRIALLKSIGATNDQIGKLLLWEVLYILIMTIPIGVAGGIGVGRIVLLITNKYGKTQLNFHVDYGLTLLGVLIGILAIFISMIAPMIMSMKIPLTGTISEPPRRKSILMKFKNDKSKSKDLNPKKSAVKANGKIKPVNFHMKIQTFGKISLKNIKHNKGKHLLTLGLYTITITVLLGCVFLSFLFFGDYINNIIITGKPSYGFEVNYGLTRDEIMNFTEDINSIEGVTNVDLFKGGEHAFLWYEGIENNVIHNGFRNILPSYLSKEHFGLNSTDYSNLNKDNDYLVKEAIVTNIYGIDVNESIYNEFKDSITEGSLNKAEFEAGEEVILMLPIYGELGSDLEEVDQYYEKDILSNTEQKNRVRKLLEYKNLYGMTYDFRKSNYYLQESSIEIGDSIYLTIPTEKEINDVTFNDVKIAALIYYFPEKGIWPFSDTIESPVVIGSYNLIERLYPTTITGKGRLDARNLYDRIKTLTPTRYGKTWIFVETNSKSFEAQLQTSLQKRARDWEFKLHDYKETNDIVYRKAFNFTLIIAILGIAVAIINSIILYNTSLSKLEQERDRIGIFQALGVTKEQFQKQYLIMGFSYGLISLLISHIVLIIAVMFTSIGNSRPMLMNISQYIDYVIKGQLWLYPWIIHISICIVFFIAAILTYYLPLKKILDNQPIDNIRSLGR